In the genome of Botrytis cinerea B05.10 chromosome 5, complete sequence, one region contains:
- the Bcmrr1 gene encoding Bcmrr1, producing the protein MNPNSPVVSTASSTNAQPPPPAAPAPAPASASASAPKVLSCTNCRRRKIRCNKTTNPCIPCQASGTECIFPTRVRNPRPRQSNPKSRDSELLKRISHLESLVSRIDASKLLGEDGQVEYEVRSNPPSSGPRPHRSFTSPDHHEFGIVPGRMAHQFADFIKRQENDSIYTHDGFWTRLSEEIDGLKQLIESPSDDEDENSGSTATSPASKYDSPSQFVFDSRVTSSNVIIPYPSHDHTKVLFDIYFKNVHPMVVTMHKPTTYLFTNPNSELLDENTGRHKFKSLEASVFAMYLAAVTSMTNEECLELLNEERNILVTRYKTATEIALQESDFLNSVEIVTLQALITYIAAMRTHDRSRSIWAFIGLAVRLARGIGLHRDGSQQPFDLEMRRRVWWTLIVLDTRASEDRGTETMITDGSFDTKMPANINDEDMMINSKSLPVDRIGITSMTFACITMTVSGIGLRMNFVPTRLDAPVLTTEQKEQMIKGFTDKIDSTYLAGSDPNDPRLWWYCRISRLLSLKLWLVTQYPLQRRKSTNRVLPRGQSLRTAMAFLNLAEEIWQYEPSKGWFWFFQSYVPWHVIAVALAELCAEPTGPLADQAWEGIEFHYNKWSEFVADTKDGMIWRPVRNLMKRARAARRRERGLSESQASTTPTAIRNPNTYSPALNLAAGCSPIMSENNNYCQSSTIGQVDPMGQNIYGGMGFDLPMPMGSTPSDTNMASPLPIPDGYTNPHWNEFIFGLGTVCSDGPQNPEMWGSFQDYFTGS; encoded by the exons GCATCTGGCACGGAATGTATTTTCCCTACACGTGTTCGGAACCCAAGACCGAGACAAAGCAATCCAAAGTCTCGTGATTCTGAGCTATTAAAAAGAATCTCTCATCTCGAAAGTTTGGTGAGCAGAATTGATGCCTCAAAACTCCTTGGGGAGGATGGTCAGGTAGAATACGAGGTTCGGTCAAATCCGCCATCATCAGGACCGCGACCTCATCGTTCTTTCACGTCTCCAGACCATCATGAGTTTGGAATAGTACCAGGTCGTATGGCTCATCAATTTGCTGATTTTATTAAACGCCAAGAGAACGACTCGATTTACACTCATGATGGATTTTGGACAAGACTAagtgaagaaattgatggattgaaaCAGCTCATCGAGAGCCCCagtgacgatgaagatgaaaattctGGGTCCACTGCAACTTCGCCAGCATCCAAGTATGACTCTCCTTCACAGTTTGTCTTTGATTCCAGGGTCACTTCCTCGAATGTCATaattccatatccatcccaCGACCATACCAAAGttttattcgatatttatttcaaaaatgtaCATCCGATGGTCGTCACTATGCACAAGCCAACAACGTACCTTTTCACAAACCCAAATTCTGAGTTACTCGATGAGAATACTGGCCGgcacaaattcaaaagtcTCGAGGCTAGCGTGTTTGCTATGTACCTGGCTGCTGTGACGAGCATGACAAATGAAGAGTGCCTTGAGCttttaaatgaagaaagaaatattttagTAACACGGTACAAAACTGCGACTGAGATTGCTCTTCAAGAATCAGATTTTCTTAATAGTGTTGAAATTGTTACTTTACAAGCTTTAATAACGTATATC GCAGCTATGCGCACTCATGATCGAAGTCGATCTATATGGGCATTTATCGGTCTTGCAGTCCGCCTTGCCCGTGGCATCGGGCTCCACAGAGATGGCAGCCAGCAACCTTTCGATTTGGAAATGCGAAGGAGAGTGTGGTGGACATTGATTGTACTTGATACAAGAGCTTCCGAAGATCGGGGTACAGAAACCATGATCACTGATGGCTCTTTCGATACAAAGATGCCTGCCAACATAAACGACGAGGATATGATGATAAACTCAAAAAGTCTACCGGTCGATCGGATAGGGATCACCAGTATGACCTTTGCTTGCATTACAATGACAGTCAGCGGGATCGGATTGAGGATGAATTTTGTACCTACGCGCCTAGACGCGCCGGTCTTGACCACAGAACAAAAAGAGCAGATGATCAAAGGATTTACTGACAAAATCGATTCTACCTATCTCGCAGGTTCTGATCCCAATGATCCAAGATTGTGGTGGTATTGTCGGATATCACGACTATTATCGCTCAAGTTATGGCTGGTGACACAATATCCACTTCAACGAAGGAAATCTACAAATCGAGTGCTTCCTCGAGGACAATCCTTGCGTACAGCTATGGCATTCCTAAATTTGGCGGAAGAAATATGGCAATATGAACCTTCAAAGGGATGGTTCTGGTTCTTTCAAAGTTATGTGCCGTGGCATGTAATTGCGGTTGCTTTAGCTGAGCTTTGTGCGGAACCAACTGGCCCTCTTGCCGATCAAGCTTGGGAGGGCATTGAGTTTCACTACAATAAATGGAGTGAATTCGTTGCAGATACAAAAGATGGGATGATTTGGCGACCAGTCAGGAATTTAATgaaaagagcaagagcagCAAGAAGGCGAGAAAGAGGTCTCAGTGAATCTCAAGCATCAACAACTCCAACGGCAATTCGCAACCCTAATACATACAGCCCAGCTCTCAATCTAGCTGCTGGATGCTCCCCGATCATGTCGGAGAACAATAACTACTGTCAATCTTCTACAATTGGACAGGTTGACCCAATGGGGCAGAATATTTACGGGGGAATGGGCTTCGATCTTCCCATGCCCATGGGTTCTACCCCCTCAGACACGAATATGGCATCCCCACTACCTATTCCGGACGGCTATACAAATCCGCACTGGAACGAATTCATATTTGGTTTAGGAACAGTTTGTAGCGATGGACCCCAAAATCCAGAGATGTGGGGTTCATTTCAAGATTATTTCACTGGCTCTTAA